A single window of Providencia alcalifaciens DNA harbors:
- a CDS encoding M16 family metallopeptidase, with protein sequence MLRKITLVAVVAALLGGCVNGAPRQSGEQTLLPVRQDLQHYQLDNGLQVYLLQRNQPGVELRLLVNAGSLQETEQQLGLAHFTEHMAFKGTQHFPGTTGFKQLEQQGLKLGSHVNAITSINSTLYKLSLPNATPAQVSTGLQVMADWAANMTFDTEAFEKERPVIIEEWRLRQGMGYRINDSLEKLRYHGSRYVERNPIGSLDVVRQAPIEQAKAYYKTWYQPQRMSLLIIGDFSASTVRDEVKTLFALPKPEKISQDSPEWKRFADSNNMLVQGVFDKEQGARYVQFSLQKNVSAPLNTRQGQTDDLMDNLWLTILNQRFSVMVDNGVLPSISINEQGAMLDNQRLQQLMIIHPKGNDYAGATEILFTELQRLATEPVTQQELDSAKQGMLKKLSQQAGSEQRYSNEYLAGQLTTALEYEMPMWNKRQQLDNSYQLTKNIQPQDLQRHVASLLQVASPRLALIGPDTDEKAVNKQTFSEQWQRIRQTQPGPFTLRSQAISLKLPVVAKGTITEQASLPIEKTEQWTLSNGIKVIVKTDKNLKDDIQFNLQLPGGRSLETLQTAGLTDWAMKLPESSGYGNYSARDLALLAKQNQVSVRPYSELLNHGYRGKTPVDNLETALQLLNLKLTAPQFSGEKLEQQKQAFALNLSKMPVERTFLDHINQQSYQHGELLVISPEGAWKTFTAQQLQQANRQLLTSTSDMTLVITGAMNARELKPLLEQWVATLPAHDGKLAWRNQGIMPKMASFNQQYPISSSDKSMVSIQFAAPAQWSQQDQLALQLIDTIVSQRLRSELREKASGIYALSFSQMLAKKPQPYYTGRLNFTTAPERASEMVTLAHNTVAQLRQTGVTEKELTEAKNIWLTENAQVTDSSSYWTEALAQVATDDGQYQRLTQERAVIESLTRPQINQLAGKYLGQNQKVFMMTP encoded by the coding sequence ATGCTTCGTAAAATTACCTTGGTCGCCGTTGTTGCGGCACTTTTAGGCGGTTGTGTTAACGGCGCACCTCGACAATCTGGCGAACAAACATTGCTGCCAGTACGTCAAGATTTGCAACATTATCAACTCGATAATGGGCTGCAAGTTTATCTGCTTCAACGCAACCAACCCGGGGTCGAGCTGCGTTTATTGGTCAATGCAGGTTCATTGCAGGAAACCGAACAGCAACTCGGTTTAGCCCATTTTACTGAGCATATGGCGTTTAAAGGCACCCAACACTTTCCGGGTACCACAGGCTTTAAGCAATTAGAACAACAAGGGCTTAAACTCGGTAGCCACGTTAATGCGATCACCAGCATCAACAGCACCTTATATAAATTGTCACTGCCAAATGCCACGCCAGCGCAAGTCAGTACTGGGTTACAAGTGATGGCAGATTGGGCTGCAAATATGACCTTCGATACCGAGGCATTTGAAAAAGAGCGCCCAGTCATTATTGAAGAGTGGCGCTTACGTCAAGGTATGGGCTATCGCATTAATGATAGCCTCGAAAAATTACGTTACCACGGTAGCCGCTACGTAGAGCGTAACCCTATTGGCTCCCTTGATGTGGTTCGCCAAGCCCCTATTGAGCAAGCCAAGGCCTACTACAAAACGTGGTATCAGCCTCAGCGCATGAGCTTATTGATTATTGGGGATTTCAGCGCATCGACAGTACGTGATGAAGTAAAAACCTTATTTGCATTACCGAAGCCTGAAAAAATTTCCCAAGATTCCCCAGAATGGAAGCGCTTTGCCGATTCCAACAATATGCTCGTTCAAGGGGTATTTGATAAGGAACAAGGCGCGCGCTACGTTCAGTTTTCACTGCAAAAAAATGTCTCCGCACCGCTGAATACTCGCCAAGGTCAAACCGACGACCTGATGGATAATTTATGGTTAACCATCTTGAATCAACGTTTTTCCGTGATGGTGGATAATGGTGTTTTGCCGTCCATTAGTATTAATGAACAAGGGGCAATGCTGGATAACCAACGCCTTCAGCAGCTAATGATCATCCATCCAAAAGGCAATGATTACGCGGGCGCTACCGAAATTCTGTTTACTGAACTGCAACGCTTAGCGACTGAGCCTGTGACTCAGCAAGAACTGGATAGCGCTAAACAAGGCATGTTGAAAAAACTTAGCCAACAAGCAGGTTCCGAGCAGCGTTATAGTAATGAATACTTAGCAGGGCAGCTGACCACCGCACTCGAATATGAGATGCCGATGTGGAACAAACGTCAGCAGTTGGATAATAGCTACCAATTAACCAAAAATATCCAACCTCAAGATTTACAGCGCCATGTGGCTAGCCTTTTACAGGTCGCATCTCCACGCTTAGCGCTGATTGGCCCTGATACCGATGAAAAGGCAGTGAACAAACAAACCTTCAGTGAACAGTGGCAACGTATTCGCCAAACACAACCGGGGCCATTCACGCTGCGTTCTCAAGCCATTAGCCTGAAATTACCCGTTGTAGCAAAAGGCACAATTACTGAACAAGCGTCACTTCCTATCGAAAAAACGGAACAGTGGACACTCAGCAATGGCATTAAAGTGATTGTTAAAACGGATAAAAATCTTAAAGATGATATTCAGTTTAACTTACAGCTACCGGGTGGACGTTCCCTTGAAACACTGCAAACCGCAGGCTTAACCGACTGGGCAATGAAGCTGCCAGAAAGCAGCGGTTATGGCAATTACAGCGCTCGTGATTTGGCGTTATTAGCCAAGCAAAATCAGGTCAGCGTTCGCCCTTATAGCGAGCTGCTTAACCACGGTTATCGCGGTAAAACCCCCGTTGATAATCTCGAAACCGCGTTGCAGTTACTGAATTTAAAGCTGACCGCACCACAGTTTAGCGGAGAGAAACTCGAGCAACAAAAACAGGCTTTCGCACTGAATTTATCGAAAATGCCCGTAGAGCGCACATTCCTCGACCATATTAATCAACAGAGTTACCAGCATGGCGAGCTTCTCGTGATCTCCCCTGAAGGGGCTTGGAAAACCTTTACCGCTCAGCAACTTCAGCAAGCGAATCGTCAGTTACTCACCTCAACTTCAGATATGACATTGGTGATCACCGGTGCGATGAATGCCCGCGAGCTGAAACCACTACTGGAGCAATGGGTCGCGACGCTACCTGCCCATGATGGCAAACTGGCATGGCGCAACCAAGGGATCATGCCGAAGATGGCAAGCTTTAATCAGCAATATCCGATCAGTAGCAGCGATAAGAGCATGGTAAGCATTCAGTTCGCTGCACCAGCGCAGTGGTCTCAGCAAGATCAGCTGGCTCTGCAACTAATTGATACCATTGTTAGCCAACGCCTGCGTAGCGAATTACGTGAAAAAGCCAGCGGCATTTATGCCCTGAGTTTCTCGCAAATGTTAGCGAAAAAACCACAGCCGTATTACACCGGACGTTTAAATTTCACCACTGCACCAGAACGTGCATCAGAAATGGTGACTTTAGCGCACAATACTGTTGCGCAGCTGCGCCAAACGGGAGTGACGGAAAAAGAGTTAACGGAAGCAAAAAACATTTGGCTCACCGAAAATGCGCAAGTCACCGATAGCTCAAGCTATTGGACTGAAGCCCTCGCGCAAGTTGCGACGGATGATGGGCAATATCAGCGCTTAACGCAAGAACGAGCGGTGATTGAGTCCTTAACACGCCCGCAGATAAATCAATTGGCTGGTAAATACTTAGGGCAAAATCAAAAAGTATTTATGATGACGCCATAG
- a CDS encoding ABC transporter ATP-binding protein/permease, which produces MKTIKQFFYLVKPFWGQRAALLCWVLLFASLGLTLSSVWFNVKMNMWNGDFYNALQKLDGQALYGLLQYFVILVSGLIFVVVMGTYLKQMLIIRWRKGMTEQVLGRWLSSNSKHYMLRLASQEPDNPDQRIAEDIRLLIESTLNLLVTFLHSMLTLISFAAILWTLSGSLSLSFADSDWTIPGYMFWACIIYTIIGIAFTQLIGFPLRRLHMDKQRREADYRSSLINCRQHGDAIAGQRGESQDRKELMARFSEIIRNWNQLIRCERNLSFYTVGYQQVTALAPVLLALPKFLAGEIMLGGLMQLRQAFTSVATSLGWFIFAYKEIAAWQATVARLYNFVVLLENDKTPEATINEDSVPLTANLSLFTADHRLLLSAIDLSINSGELMLISGRSGIGKSTLLRTLSGHWPFFDGKITRTDNLMWIPQRLYLPISRLDNLLAYPQDASQFAAADLKYALTLVGLEKLHSQLSLETDWNNRLSGGEQQRIMFARLLLNRPKLMLLDEMTSALDEPSALALLNMLKAQLPASSIILVSHQGFIDQLADKHLRLSETTQNTPFMTGAPEYAS; this is translated from the coding sequence ATGAAGACCATTAAACAATTTTTCTATTTAGTTAAACCTTTTTGGGGGCAGCGTGCTGCCCTTTTGTGCTGGGTGCTGCTGTTTGCCTCGTTAGGGCTTACTCTTTCTTCCGTCTGGTTCAATGTCAAAATGAACATGTGGAACGGGGATTTCTATAACGCCCTGCAAAAGCTGGACGGACAAGCACTGTATGGGCTGCTGCAATACTTTGTGATTTTAGTCAGCGGACTGATTTTTGTGGTGGTGATGGGCACCTACCTCAAGCAGATGCTGATTATCCGTTGGCGTAAAGGCATGACTGAGCAAGTGCTCGGTCGTTGGCTTTCCAGTAACAGTAAGCACTATATGCTGAGGCTCGCATCCCAAGAGCCCGATAACCCAGACCAACGTATCGCGGAAGATATTCGCTTACTGATTGAATCCACATTAAATCTGTTAGTCACCTTCCTGCACTCAATGCTGACATTAATCTCCTTTGCTGCGATTTTGTGGACGCTTTCAGGAAGCCTCTCATTGAGTTTCGCCGACAGTGATTGGACCATTCCGGGCTATATGTTCTGGGCCTGTATTATTTACACCATTATCGGGATCGCATTTACCCAACTCATCGGTTTCCCACTGCGCCGCCTGCATATGGATAAACAGCGTCGTGAAGCCGATTACCGTAGTTCACTGATTAATTGCCGCCAACATGGGGATGCTATCGCAGGGCAAAGGGGTGAAAGCCAAGATCGTAAAGAGCTAATGGCACGTTTCAGTGAAATTATTCGTAACTGGAATCAGCTCATTCGCTGCGAACGTAATTTATCGTTTTATACCGTTGGCTATCAGCAAGTCACCGCCCTCGCCCCTGTTTTGCTCGCATTACCTAAGTTTTTAGCGGGTGAAATTATGCTGGGTGGATTAATGCAGCTACGTCAAGCGTTCACCAGTGTAGCGACTTCATTGGGTTGGTTTATTTTTGCCTATAAAGAGATTGCGGCATGGCAAGCCACCGTCGCGCGTCTGTATAACTTCGTGGTGTTATTGGAAAACGATAAAACCCCAGAAGCCACGATCAACGAAGATAGCGTACCGTTAACGGCAAACTTGAGCCTATTTACGGCAGATCATCGCCTACTACTGAGCGCCATTGATCTTAGCATCAACAGCGGTGAGCTGATGTTGATCTCCGGTCGTTCTGGTATTGGTAAATCCACGTTACTGCGCACATTAAGCGGTCATTGGCCATTTTTTGACGGCAAAATTACACGTACGGATAACTTAATGTGGATCCCACAACGGCTTTATTTACCAATAAGCCGTTTAGATAATTTATTGGCTTACCCACAAGATGCCAGCCAATTTGCGGCTGCGGATCTGAAATATGCGCTGACCCTTGTTGGGTTGGAAAAACTTCATTCACAACTGTCTTTGGAAACCGATTGGAACAACCGACTTTCTGGCGGTGAACAGCAGCGCATTATGTTTGCGCGACTGCTTCTGAATCGACCGAAGTTAATGCTATTGGATGAAATGACCTCCGCTCTTGATGAGCCGAGTGCACTCGCTTTACTGAATATGCTGAAAGCTCAGCTTCCCGCCAGCAGCATCATTTTGGTTAGCCACCAAGGCTTTATTGACCAATTAGCTGATAAGCATCTGCGTTTATCTGAAACAACGCAAAATACCCCATTTATGACAGGAGCCCCAGAATATGCTTCGTAA
- a CDS encoding secretin and TonB N-terminal domain-containing protein → MAIQFTLGRFKPIALSLAVTSALVSQSAIAQEITFSLPEQGLASAIDQISRQGQVSLLYDKSQLNGLRAPALSGSYTPQTALQKILIGSGLELVNENGMLVIRPQNLNQGTLVLPETQVSGVVQNHPAMDVMSAPQYVTSEEISQKNTGDGNITDLMKTNPAVQFANNDSNSMNQGEIKPSRISIHGSSSYQNAYRLDGVSFNNDFDPADNGLGETATKLSSSDQGIYIDSRLIDSMAVYDNNIPVEFGGFTGGTVEVNSRRWQGENSAHAYYRLTRSGWNNLFHDSNQSIDTTKNDTANPARFQNRYDKNDFGGWFELGVTENSGVVFSASRRSSNIPMTVTGGEAYVLENNTIEPIYSDSGKKNQRRTSDNYFLKYSMNLSEKSSLDLSANYASYDSRLFSSSISNSGYDSTHDGLGLTAVFKHQFDLGQFEATANTQSLKDDRKNDQKYSLMVRAIKFDDDYNYLGTTERNSGGLGDLESKQNTHSLKTVMRFNPQEDNLGLTHQPTAGAEINYTKGTYVRDHDYFQYTYSGNLMGDDYSGSLTNISRFKKGSYSADYTNYAIFLDDNIQYGKLTLRPGVRLDRDDFVNRTNVAPRLSGTYDLFGDKKTLLIAGANRYYGRSMLTYALYGAQNGGMQTCAGYFDPCSLIPENNKWDNKKDYEGIDSLKTPYNDELTLALQQEILSTTWRLQYVHREGYDEVRTRTKYNSRDENKRSIRMYDNGGRSSHDTVTLSVNNSQPWEWAEASHVMTASFTWQQSESNTPKDSGYNSFDPGNKVNLNKVWYDGKVIDSSKLPSTSFNSPIKLNLEMTSVWDEYDVTWYNRLQWWGSRDQAVRYDNAYYTDPEYGQLRKYTKQNFASKYTWDTRLGWKPDFAYGFGFSVEVNNVLNNKNIADRFMFDDRTIKSYDPGRQFWLQVNYDL, encoded by the coding sequence ATGGCAATTCAATTCACACTCGGTCGATTCAAGCCGATTGCGCTGTCACTGGCGGTCACCAGTGCTTTAGTCAGCCAATCTGCTATCGCCCAAGAAATTACTTTCTCATTACCAGAACAAGGATTGGCAAGTGCGATTGATCAAATCAGTCGCCAAGGTCAGGTTTCACTTCTGTATGACAAAAGCCAGCTCAACGGGCTGCGCGCTCCTGCGCTTTCTGGCAGCTATACCCCACAAACCGCATTACAAAAAATTCTTATTGGTAGCGGGTTAGAGCTGGTTAACGAAAACGGCATGCTGGTTATTCGTCCTCAAAATTTAAACCAAGGCACGTTAGTTTTACCTGAAACTCAAGTGTCTGGCGTGGTGCAAAATCACCCTGCCATGGACGTCATGTCTGCGCCGCAATATGTCACCTCAGAAGAGATCAGCCAAAAAAATACTGGTGACGGCAATATTACCGATTTGATGAAAACCAACCCTGCGGTGCAGTTTGCCAATAACGATAGCAACTCCATGAACCAAGGGGAAATTAAGCCTTCACGTATTTCTATTCATGGTTCCAGTAGCTACCAGAACGCCTATCGCCTTGACGGTGTCAGCTTCAACAATGACTTTGACCCTGCCGATAATGGTTTAGGGGAAACCGCCACCAAACTCAGCAGCAGCGACCAAGGGATTTACATCGACAGCCGCTTGATTGATAGCATGGCTGTTTATGATAACAACATCCCAGTGGAATTCGGTGGCTTTACGGGAGGAACCGTTGAGGTAAATAGCCGCCGTTGGCAAGGGGAAAATAGCGCTCACGCATACTACCGCTTAACCCGTTCTGGCTGGAATAATCTGTTCCACGATTCTAACCAGTCTATCGATACCACCAAAAACGATACCGCCAACCCAGCTCGTTTCCAGAATCGCTACGATAAAAATGATTTTGGTGGCTGGTTTGAATTGGGCGTAACGGAAAATTCAGGTGTGGTATTCTCAGCATCTCGCCGTAGTTCAAACATTCCGATGACGGTGACGGGTGGCGAAGCCTATGTTTTAGAAAATAATACAATTGAGCCTATCTACTCAGACTCGGGTAAAAAAAATCAGCGTCGTACCTCCGATAACTACTTCTTGAAGTATTCGATGAATTTATCAGAGAAGAGCTCATTAGACTTATCAGCCAATTACGCCTCTTATGATAGTCGTTTATTTTCTTCATCAATCAGTAATTCTGGCTATGACTCAACCCATGATGGGTTAGGCTTGACCGCTGTATTCAAACATCAATTCGATTTAGGTCAATTTGAAGCGACCGCCAATACTCAAAGCTTGAAAGATGATCGTAAAAACGATCAAAAATATTCATTGATGGTGCGAGCAATCAAATTCGATGATGACTACAACTACCTTGGCACCACAGAACGCAATAGTGGAGGACTGGGGGATTTAGAGTCGAAACAAAATACCCATAGTCTGAAAACGGTTATGCGTTTTAATCCGCAAGAAGATAACTTAGGGTTAACTCACCAGCCAACCGCAGGGGCTGAAATCAATTACACCAAAGGGACTTATGTCCGTGACCATGATTATTTCCAATATACTTATTCTGGAAATCTTATGGGTGATGACTACTCTGGGAGCTTAACGAATATCAGCCGCTTTAAAAAAGGCAGCTACTCCGCAGATTATACCAATTACGCCATCTTCCTTGATGACAATATTCAATACGGAAAATTAACCTTACGCCCTGGGGTTCGTCTTGATCGCGATGACTTTGTTAATCGCACCAACGTTGCCCCTCGTCTTTCAGGTACCTATGACTTATTTGGCGATAAGAAAACGCTGTTAATTGCTGGTGCGAACCGCTATTACGGTCGCTCAATGCTAACTTATGCTCTGTATGGGGCACAAAATGGTGGCATGCAAACATGTGCAGGATATTTCGACCCATGCTCACTGATCCCCGAAAATAATAAATGGGACAACAAAAAAGACTACGAAGGGATCGACTCCCTTAAAACCCCTTATAACGATGAGCTCACCCTCGCGCTGCAACAAGAAATCTTATCGACCACTTGGCGCTTACAGTATGTTCACCGTGAAGGCTACGACGAAGTGCGTACCCGTACTAAGTACAACAGCCGCGATGAAAATAAACGCAGCATCCGTATGTACGACAACGGTGGACGCAGCTCTCACGATACCGTGACATTATCTGTCAACAATAGCCAACCATGGGAATGGGCAGAGGCATCCCACGTTATGACCGCCTCGTTCACATGGCAGCAAAGCGAAAGTAATACACCAAAAGACTCTGGCTATAACTCATTCGATCCGGGTAATAAAGTTAACCTCAACAAAGTGTGGTACGACGGTAAAGTGATTGATTCATCAAAACTGCCATCCACCAGCTTTAACTCGCCGATTAAGCTTAACCTAGAGATGACCAGTGTTTGGGATGAGTATGACGTTACATGGTACAACCGCCTGCAATGGTGGGGTTCTCGTGATCAAGCCGTTCGCTATGACAACGCCTACTACACCGATCCTGAATATGGTCAGTTACGCAAATACACCAAGCAAAACTTTGCTAGCAAATACACATGGGATACCCGCCTAGGCTGGAAACCCGACTTTGCTTACGGCTTTGGATTCTCTGTTGAAGTGAATAACGTACTGAATAATAAAAATATTGCAGACCGCTTTATGTTCGATGACCGCACGATCAAATCTTATGATCCGGGTCGCCAGTTCTGGCTGCAAGTGAATTACGATCTCTAA
- a CDS encoding FecR family protein has product MANNQTQQPENTSSVEQQRIDEDAALWFTRVHSQRLSDQQSQEFKTWLRASKTHEDAYEAIAGIWQDIEKVPRPEPVKQTTSKFGFSSFWKPLGHLVAACFIAAVLFLPYSQLPSMLLNNMTLVSTDSTKEVTLSDGSQLFLNRDTRIRVAYETPIRQLYLDQGSAYFKVKSNPYRPFVINVDQRRIQVVGTEFEVNKKGEQVAVNVSQGIVSFQSLNHQKPVLLLAGQSALSPNINGKIALNSVIPQEVARWRFGELSFVDKPLGEVLSELKTYSDFQVELSPSNLANRKISGRINLQQPDTFFQALPSLLPVQVVYQDKNNLLIIQNKKNK; this is encoded by the coding sequence ATGGCAAATAACCAAACCCAGCAGCCAGAAAATACCTCGTCAGTCGAGCAACAACGTATCGACGAAGATGCGGCGCTGTGGTTTACCCGTGTCCATAGCCAACGGCTCAGTGACCAACAATCTCAAGAATTTAAAACCTGGTTACGTGCTTCAAAAACCCATGAGGATGCCTATGAGGCAATCGCGGGAATTTGGCAAGATATTGAAAAAGTTCCACGCCCTGAGCCTGTTAAACAGACGACTTCAAAATTCGGCTTTTCATCGTTTTGGAAGCCTCTCGGCCATCTCGTTGCCGCCTGTTTTATCGCCGCGGTCCTGTTTTTACCTTACAGCCAGCTTCCCTCCATGTTGCTCAATAACATGACGCTGGTTTCCACTGACTCCACCAAAGAGGTGACGTTGTCGGATGGCTCTCAGCTTTTTCTCAATCGCGATACCCGCATTCGAGTCGCTTATGAAACACCGATCCGCCAGCTCTATTTAGACCAAGGTTCCGCTTACTTTAAAGTGAAGTCCAATCCTTATCGCCCGTTTGTTATCAACGTCGATCAGAGACGAATTCAAGTGGTGGGTACGGAATTTGAAGTGAATAAAAAAGGCGAGCAGGTAGCGGTCAATGTCAGCCAAGGGATTGTAAGCTTTCAAAGCCTCAACCATCAAAAACCCGTATTACTGCTTGCTGGGCAAAGTGCGCTAAGCCCAAATATCAATGGCAAAATCGCGCTCAATTCAGTCATCCCACAAGAGGTGGCAAGATGGCGTTTTGGTGAACTCAGCTTTGTGGATAAACCCCTTGGTGAAGTCCTGTCTGAATTAAAAACCTATTCCGACTTTCAGGTTGAACTCTCCCCGAGCAATTTAGCTAACCGGAAAATATCTGGACGCATCAACCTTCAACAGCCAGATACCTTTTTTCAGGCTCTTCCCTCCCTCCTTCCTGTGCAAGTCGTGTATCAGGATAAAAATAACCTTTTGATTATCCAAAACAAAAAAAATAAATAA